TATGCCAAAACACAAAATTCTATCAGCTATCCATAAAGGTCCTTATGAAGAAATAGGCTCGGTTTATGCTGAGGTGATGCAATACATTACCGAAGGTAATTATGAGATGATAGGAGCTCCAAGAGAGGTTTATATTACCATTTCAGGAGAAGTACCTGATAACGAACTTTTGACAGAAGTCATATTTCCTGTTATAAGCCCAGAAAATTTTGAAGACTCAGGCAATGACTCAAATTTAACAGGACAATCCGAAAAACTCATAAAACAGGAAAAAACTTATGAAATTTCACCAGTTGGATATGTAAGGAAAAACGGTACGGAAGCATCTCTGGAAATTATTGACAAATATATCCCCGGTTTAAAAGAATTGAAAAATTTCAGCCATGTAATCATACTCTGGTGGGCAAATAGACTGGAGAACAGTGAAAACCGAAATGTACTCCAGGTCTATCCCCCATACTCGCTGGATAGGCTAACAGGAATATTTGCAACACGTGCAGAATACCGTCCAAATCCCATATCAATAACGACCTGCAAAATAGAAGATATTGACGAGAAAGACGGGATAGTACGTGTATCCAATCTTGATGCTTGTGATGGAACTCCTATTATAGATTTAAAAGCTTATTTCCCCTCATTTGACAGAGTAGAGAAACCGGAAATTCCGAGGTGGCTTTCTTTTCTCTGGCCAGAATGGGCGTATGGGCAATAAGGGTAAAAAGCAAGTAATTAAGTGGTTAACTTAAAGTATACTATTAAAAAGTATATTCTCATTTCCTTTTTTTCGAGAGAATGCATATGGCCACAGATACCTCCCCAAAACCCCTCAAAATAGAGATTATTGATGAAAAACCCCTGGTGCTAACAGGTTGCGCATATTATGGCGATCCATTTTATTCAAAAGGAGAATGGAACATAGAAAACGAAATTGGACTACTCTGGAAGCGCTTTTATAACCTTTATGAAAAGTATGGTGAAAAGCTTGAAAAGGATGCAGTAAATGAAGTTACTTATGAGGTGCATATCCAGCCAGATGACTACCATGAAACTGGAAAATTTTATGTGTACGTAGGCCTTGAGGTTAAAAAAACTGATGAAATGCCTCTTGAGATGTTCTGTAAGATTTTACCGTCCACCAAATATGCCGTATTTACCTTCAAGGGAAAAGAAATGTTCAGAGGAGGAGAATTCATCTGGCAGGAGTGGCTGCCTAACTCCGAATACGAAGAAGCTTATCCCTATTTAATATTAGCTTATCACAAAAACCGCTATCATGGGTTGGATAATGAAAATTCTGAAGTCGATTACTATGTTCCTTTAAAGCTAAAAGATGGCTGATTTCAGGAGACTAATTTATTATATCTGGATTGTCAGTTTCTTTTTTAATAATTTAATTCAGAGAAGCTTATAATTAACTGGACTTGAAGAAGTTGAATGGAATGCAAGAGAAAGAAAAGTCGAAAGTATTGAAAGAGTTACAGCAAATTCCCAGCGTTGGCAAAAGTATTTCGGAAGACTTATGGGATTTGGGGATTCGCTCAGTTAAGGATTTATCCGGAAGAGATCCAGAAGACCTGTATGAGAGACATTCGATTATAAAAGGTATGCCAGTTGACAAATGCGTATTGTATTCATTCCGCTGTGCTGTTTATTATGCTTCAAATGAAAAACATGACCCGGAATTACTGAAATGGTGGAACTGGAAGGAGAGAAAATAAGCCAATTGCATAAAACTGCCTTCCCATGAAGGTTCAGTAACAGGTAACGGATCTAACAGAAACTGGATCTGGGATCTGGCTAGAGTCGGGCATGTCACATTTTCTGAACCTTATCGAGGCAGTATCTGACTCGTCCGACCCTATGACTGCAGATTACTCTGCGGTTCAAAGACTTCGTAAACCATCCCAATTTTAGGCAGAACCTAGAACTGTTAAGAAAACCGGTATACATCAGATTTTTTGAATTTCAATGGAGTTGGATAATTATTTTTCATTGGCTGACTATTTTTATCGTACATTTACAAAATTAATGCAAACTATTCTTGATGAATTGAGAAATAAGGAAGTTAAATCAGTTTCTTTAAATGGTGATCCTAATAATTCAGCGATAATATGCTGCATCGTATTCGTGGTTGAAAGAGATGGAGTGACTGATAGATGAAATTATTCCAAGTTGATGCATTCACAAATAAGTTATTTAAAGGGAATCCTGCAGGCGTCTGCATTTTACCTGAGAACTTTGAAGACAATGATATGCTAATGCAAAACATTGCTATGGAAATGAATGTATCAGAGACAGCTTTTGTCGTGAAGAAAAATGATGAGTATAATCTAAGATGGTTTACTCCCGAAACTGAAGTTGAGTTTTGCGGACATGCAACGCTATCGAGCGCTCATATTCTCTGGGAAATTGGAATAGTTAAAAGTGAAGATAAGATAATTTTTAACACAAAATCCGGTAAATTATTTGCAGGAAAAAGCGATAACAAAATTGAATTAGATTTCCCGGTAATAGAGGTAATAGAAGTATCCTCAAATGAAATGATAAATAGTGCTTTAGGAGTAGAACCATTATTTACAGGAACTGATGGGAAACGATACTTGTTAGAGATAAATGACTATAACGAATTAATCAACATGAAACCCAATTTCGAAAAGCTAAAAGAGATAGGAAAGACTGCATTTATGGTCACCTGCAAATCAAACAATGATAAATATGATTTTTATTCAAGATTCTTTGCACCCGCTGTAGGAATAAACGAAGATCCGGTAACAGGTTCTGCACATTCATACTTAGCACCGTACTGGTCAAGAAAACTGCATAAAAATGTGTTATATACATTTCAGGCCTCAAAACAAGGTGGTGAAATTGAATGTGAACTTAACAAAGAACGAGTCTTGTTAAGGGGAAACGCAAAAACAGTTTTTGAGATTACGTTTGAATGCAGGTTGCCTGGAAAACGAATTATAGAGTAACGAATACTGCTCGCGAGAACCTAAATTTTCAAGCAAAAATAAGGCCCGGCCGTGCATTAAAACCGAGAAAAAGCTGAGAAGATAGGAAATGCAAGATTATTTTCAACATTCCCTACAAAAAGCGTGAAATCATCTCGTGCGTTAATAGAGCTATTCCCGTTAAGATTGTTTGAATAAGCTAAGTAAAAAAGTAAGAGGGTAGATCCATATGTCTATCGAAGCGATCGGTTGTTGCGGTGCATATTGCAGAACATGCAAACAATTAAAAGCAGGAACCTGTAAAGGCTGCAAACTTGGCTATTTAAACGGTGAAAGAGACATAAATAAGGCCAAGTGTAAAATGAAAGTATGCTGTATTAAAAAGAACTATAACATGTGCAGATTGTCATGACTTTCTTTCATGTGCAGTTATCTATGATTTCTATAGAAAAAATGGATACAGATATAAAAAATACAAGCAAGCTATTGAATACATTAAAGATAATGGGTATGACAGTTTCTTGAAAATAGCTGATAGTTGGAAAAATGCCTATGGCAAATATAAATGAATGTTTATGAGGACGGATAGCATAAACCACTGGGATATTGTTGCTGAAAAATATTGTGCGGAAAACCGTCAGGAAAAAAATTTTCATTCGCAAATATACCTGGCTGCTGTCAATGAGTTATTAGGGAGCGTAAACGGGAAACGTATTCTTGATGCCGGATGTGGTGACGGCTTTTTTTCATTAGAACTTGCACAAAAAGGAGCTCTGGTTACAGCTATTGACGGTTCTGATGCTATGTTAAACATAGCAAAACGCAAGCATGCCCATGATAACCTTCAATACCTTAATATGGATTTAACCAAGAAGTTAACTTTTGAAGATAAGTTCTTTGATATTGTCGTGGCGAATATGTCACTGATGGATATTCCTGAAATCGAATTGTTTATTTTTGAAGTATCACGGGTGTTGAAAAAGCCTGGCATTTTTGTTTTCTCAATAACACATCCATGCTTCTTTTTGAGTGATTGGGAAGAGGATGAAAACAAAACAAAAATGTATAAAAAAATTGAGAACTACCTGGATGAAAGAGTAGAAGAACTAAACTTTTGGGGCAAAACGCTACACTATCATAGACCTTTATCAAAATATATGGCTGCTATTGAAAGAGCTAAGATGTGCGTAAACTCATTTAGAGAACCGGTTCCTTCAAAGGAATTAATAGATTTATACCCGGAACAGGAGTATCATTACAGAATTCCGTCATTTTTAGTAATCAGGGCAAAGTCAATTTAAGAAAGATGCTCCAAAATTTGTATAACAACGACTTTCAGTGCAAGGTTTCGAGATTTGAAGTATTATTGTTTTATTTTTAGGAGCAGTAAGTATGGATGCAAAAATGAAAGGCATCGTAAGAGTTATACCATATAATCCTGAGTGGAAAACCGAGTTTTTGAAAATAAAAGCAATGATTGTTGATTGTGCTGGTGACCTTATAATTGGTGTTGAGCATGTAGGAAGCACAGCAGTTGAAGGTCTTGCTTCAAAACCCGTTATTGATATTGACGTAGTTATTGATTCGTACGACATTTTTCCAGCTGTAAAAGACAGGCTTTCTGAAATTGGATTTGAACACGAAGGAAATCTGGGTGTTGAAGGTAGAGAAGCTTTTAAAAGAACCTCTATAGATGACTTTATGCCCTACCACCTTTATGTATGTCCGAAGGATGGCAAAGGTTATCTTGAGCATATTTCTTTTCGTGATTATTTAAGGGATCATCCGGAAGCTGTGAAAGCTTATGGAGAACTCAAAATGAGATTAGCTGAACAGTTCAGGACTGATATTACGGCTTATGTAAACGCTAAGCGCGAATTTGTACAAAATGTTCTTAAAAAAATTAATAGTCTCGAATAAAAATTTGCTTGTTGGTTAAATAAATTCATGTATTTTTTAACTTTAATTCGTAACATAATGTTTATTTAGGCCTTTTACTTTCATCGGGTTCCTCTTCTATATTTATTTGTTCTGCCGTATCTTCTCTTTTTTCTTCTATCGATTCTAGTTTTTCCATTAGTTCTTTTTCTTTATTATCATTCTTTACTTTTCTCGCTGGCATTTGTTTACCTCAATAGTTTGATGTCTGCTAAAGTAATAAATATACTGAAACGCTTACTGATACTGAATTGTTTTTGTTAATACAAACCTGCGTTTATGTTAAATAGAAAATCAATAGCATAAAATATTACGATATTCTTGCAATTACTGCTTTATGTTGTCTCAACTTACGAACAAGGAATACAAGTTCTCTATGAGTTGTTTTTTGATTTGACGTTACAATTCATGCATTGATTTTATATTATGTAGATTACTTAAATGCAGGGAGGTTTCAGGCGTGAAAGATTTTCCGGAGTTCATGAAAAATAAAAGCAATCACATCAGCAGTAAAGAGCAAAACACCGAAGACATTGACGGCTATTTTTACGAAGGAGCAGACGGTAGCCAGATGGCGTTCTGGACATGTTATTCTGACAGGTTTTCCAAAAAGCATACTCATGAGTTTGATGAGTACATGGTTTGCGTTAGCGGGCAATATACAGCAGTGTTAAATGACGAGGAATTTGTTCTAAATCCGGGGGACGAATTATTCATTTCGAAAGGGACAGAACAGTGGGGAAAGTGTATTGCCGGGACAAGAACTATTCATGCGTTTGGGGGAAAAAGGATTCGTAGGGTTGAAAAATGATGAATTTTTAAGAGTAAAAAACGTAAGACTCATTAAAATATCTATAAGAACTTTTTCTTCATCTTTATCCTCAGAAATAAACTAAGGTATTCTTGCTTACTATTGAAGTATATTTTAGGTTAAAAGGTAACATCTTATACTTTTATAGCAACAATTGAAAGAAAGAGAATCATTCTCGAATAGATAAGCTTAAAAGCTGTTGATTTTGAGAATTTCTATATCGAAACTGTTTTTATCTAATGCCTCGAAAAAGAGGAATCCATTGTCAGTAGCCATAGAAATGAAAAATCGGGCAAAAGATTTCAAATTCGATAAAATCGATACTATTTTAAAAACTAAATTCTAAAAACAGAAGATATTTTCCCATCACGAGAATTTTCATTTTAAAATATTAACAACAAATAAGATAGTGAAAACGTGAAATATCACATGTTTATTGATGAAAGTGGTGACTTAGGTAAGCAGTCAAATTACTTTATTTTAGCAGCTTTGACTGTAAAAGATCCGCTTCCTTTAGATCGTGTTATAAAAAATATAAGAAGAAATAAATTTAAAAAGCAATTAAAAAATGCAAGTGAAATTAAAGCAAATAGATCTAGTCCTGAATTAATTAAATTTATGTTAAAACAACTGAATACTATTCCTGACGCAAAAGTTTGTTATATTGTTTTAAAAAAAGAAAGATGTTATAGTTCGTATTTATTAAGTGACAAACATAAACTTTACAACTTTGTTGCTGGTAAACTCGCAGAGCATACTATCTTAGAGGATGTAGATCTTTTAGTAAGAATAGATAAGTCCAAAGGAAAACAAATTCTAAGAGATGATTTTAACAACTATGTTGAAAAGAAAATTAATGAAAAATCTACATTAAGAAAAATAGAAATATATCACAGTTATTCACATGCTTGGGCTGGACTTCAATTCGCAGATGTACTTGCATGGTCTAAATTTCAAAAAGTCGAGCATAAAAACGAAGAGTTCATAGACTTGCTGGAAATAAAGAAAGAAGTGCATCCCGTTTGGTATTAAAATATGATTAACAGCACCAATAAGGACTCTTTGTCGTGCATCTCAAGGTACACTGCCTCATTGGTTTTACCTGTTGTATTAACTACAACACAATTCTATAAATAACTATTTTCTTAAAAACTGGACAGATTTGAAGGAAAACCTCGAAAAAATGGCAAAATAATTCAAGCATTAGAATGGATACATCAATCAGGAAAGATATCTACGAGAATTGCGTATCAGCAACAGTACGATCATAACAAATCCGGTAGTAAGCGCAATGGATATGACACGATGCTGTGAAAAATGATTAATGAAGGATGTAAGTCCAAGTCCAATAAGAGTAATTGTGATTACATAGTAATTTTTTTGCCTTGCAATAGAACGATATAATTTCAAATTATTGCTTACCAGTTCATTACCTTCTCTATATACTATCGTGTCACCTTTTCTTACTAGCTTTCTGTGGTGAAATATTGCCAGCACATTAATAATTGAGATTAAAAAAGCGGCAGTGTGCCTGAATTTCTGTAAAATTCTCTATACCTTTTTCCTCTTCTTTTTTGATTACTGTTCCATTATTAAATACTTATTTCCTGTAATCCACTCTTCATTAATATCAATCAGTATTGAGACTCCGAGTCTCAATACTGATTCCTGACTCGGGAATGCCCCTACTACCTTAGTTCTTCTTTTTATCTCCTTGTTAGTTCTCTCCATGATATTTGTTGTCCTTATTCTTCTCCAATGACTCTGTGGAAACTGCATATAATTCATTACATCATACTGGAAACTTTCAAGTGTATCAGCTGCGCTTTTATATCCCATTTTATCCAGTTCTCTAATCAATTCCTGTAACTTCTGACGGTCTACCAATGCTTCTTTTATTTTATCTGCTACTTCTTTTTGCTTCTTTTTTGGAACCTTTTTTAGGGCTTGTCTTATCAGATGGACATGACACATTTGCCAGCTTGATCCAACAAAGGACTCTCTAACTGCTTTTTGTATTCCTTTATGACCATCAGAAACAATTAACTTGACACCTCTTAACCCTCTTACTTTAAGGTCTTCGAATAGATCTTGCCAGAATAGAGAGTCTTCACTGTCTGCTAATCTTGCTCCAAGAATCTCACGATAACCGTCGTCCCTGACTCCGGCAACTATGAAAAGAGCTTTATTTTCATAGTGAAGTCCATCTCTCACTTTGAGATAAGTCGCATCGATAAACAGATAAGGAATTTCGTGTTCTATTGGCTTTGATAAGAACTCTTCAACCTTTTGATCAAGTTCTTTAGTAATCCTGGAAACAGAAGAGGCTGAGATTCCCTCTACTCCTAAAGCAGTCATGATCTTATCCACCCTTCGGGTGGAAACACCTTGGAGATAAGATTCACTCACGGCAGCTAAAATGGCCTTTTCAACTCTTGAATACTTCTCAAAAACCTCTGTTTCAAAGGGAAACTCACGGAACTGAGGTTTTAATAATTCAAGTTCTCCATACTTGGTCAGGAGAGTACGGGGTTTGTAACCGTTTCTACTGGCTTTGCGAGAATCAGTCCTCTCATAACGTTTTGCACCAGATTGGAGG
The genomic region above belongs to Methanosarcina horonobensis HB-1 = JCM 15518 and contains:
- the tsaA gene encoding tRNA (N6-threonylcarbamoyladenosine(37)-N6)-methyltransferase TrmO → MEIKLKTVEESQVASISHTGPVEEMGGIIEELAGWITQKELRVTQPPFAVYYTRPVEVPPDKMQYEIGIPFQGDTNGDKRVRIKIMPKHKILSAIHKGPYEEIGSVYAEVMQYITEGNYEMIGAPREVYITISGEVPDNELLTEVIFPVISPENFEDSGNDSNLTGQSEKLIKQEKTYEISPVGYVRKNGTEASLEIIDKYIPGLKELKNFSHVIILWWANRLENSENRNVLQVYPPYSLDRLTGIFATRAEYRPNPISITTCKIEDIDEKDGIVRVSNLDACDGTPIIDLKAYFPSFDRVEKPEIPRWLSFLWPEWAYGQ
- a CDS encoding GyrI-like domain-containing protein gives rise to the protein MATDTSPKPLKIEIIDEKPLVLTGCAYYGDPFYSKGEWNIENEIGLLWKRFYNLYEKYGEKLEKDAVNEVTYEVHIQPDDYHETGKFYVYVGLEVKKTDEMPLEMFCKILPSTKYAVFTFKGKEMFRGGEFIWQEWLPNSEYEEAYPYLILAYHKNRYHGLDNENSEVDYYVPLKLKDG
- a CDS encoding helix-hairpin-helix domain-containing protein, whose product is MQEKEKSKVLKELQQIPSVGKSISEDLWDLGIRSVKDLSGRDPEDLYERHSIIKGMPVDKCVLYSFRCAVYYASNEKHDPELLKWWNWKERK
- a CDS encoding PhzF family phenazine biosynthesis protein, whose amino-acid sequence is MKLFQVDAFTNKLFKGNPAGVCILPENFEDNDMLMQNIAMEMNVSETAFVVKKNDEYNLRWFTPETEVEFCGHATLSSAHILWEIGIVKSEDKIIFNTKSGKLFAGKSDNKIELDFPVIEVIEVSSNEMINSALGVEPLFTGTDGKRYLLEINDYNELINMKPNFEKLKEIGKTAFMVTCKSNNDKYDFYSRFFAPAVGINEDPVTGSAHSYLAPYWSRKLHKNVLYTFQASKQGGEIECELNKERVLLRGNAKTVFEITFECRLPGKRIIE
- a CDS encoding class I SAM-dependent methyltransferase; this translates as MRTDSINHWDIVAEKYCAENRQEKNFHSQIYLAAVNELLGSVNGKRILDAGCGDGFFSLELAQKGALVTAIDGSDAMLNIAKRKHAHDNLQYLNMDLTKKLTFEDKFFDIVVANMSLMDIPEIELFIFEVSRVLKKPGIFVFSITHPCFFLSDWEEDENKTKMYKKIENYLDERVEELNFWGKTLHYHRPLSKYMAAIERAKMCVNSFREPVPSKELIDLYPEQEYHYRIPSFLVIRAKSI
- a CDS encoding GrpB family protein encodes the protein MDAKMKGIVRVIPYNPEWKTEFLKIKAMIVDCAGDLIIGVEHVGSTAVEGLASKPVIDIDVVIDSYDIFPAVKDRLSEIGFEHEGNLGVEGREAFKRTSIDDFMPYHLYVCPKDGKGYLEHISFRDYLRDHPEAVKAYGELKMRLAEQFRTDITAYVNAKREFVQNVLKKINSLE
- a CDS encoding cupin domain-containing protein, whose translation is MKDFPEFMKNKSNHISSKEQNTEDIDGYFYEGADGSQMAFWTCYSDRFSKKHTHEFDEYMVCVSGQYTAVLNDEEFVLNPGDELFISKGTEQWGKCIAGTRTIHAFGGKRIRRVEK
- a CDS encoding DUF3800 domain-containing protein, which gives rise to MFIDESGDLGKQSNYFILAALTVKDPLPLDRVIKNIRRNKFKKQLKNASEIKANRSSPELIKFMLKQLNTIPDAKVCYIVLKKERCYSSYLLSDKHKLYNFVAGKLAEHTILEDVDLLVRIDKSKGKQILRDDFNNYVEKKINEKSTLRKIEIYHSYSHAWAGLQFADVLAWSKFQKVEHKNEEFIDLLEIKKEVHPVWY